Proteins co-encoded in one Ziziphus jujuba cultivar Dongzao chromosome 9, ASM3175591v1 genomic window:
- the LOC107428023 gene encoding ACT domain-containing protein ACR6, which produces MDDEYAKLIRRMNPPRVVIDNDACGDATVIQVDSVNKHGILLEVVQVLTDVNLVIKKAYISSDGGWFMDVFNVIDQDGNKIRDKELLNYIQRRLESNASFVPSMRDSVGVMPSEEHTSIELSGTDRPGLLSEVCAVLADLHCNVVNAEIWTHNARAAAVVHVTDDSTGCAIKDPKQLSIIKELLCTVLKGNNDPKEAKMTVSPPGVTNRDRRLHQIMFADRDYERVGRADIGRIEAKGSRPYVTILDCIQKDYTVITMRSKDRPKLLFDIICTLTDMQYVVFHGMVNTGRMEAYQEFYIRHVDGLPVSSEAERERVIQCLEAAIERRASEGLELQLCTDDRIGLLSDITRIFRENSLCIKRAEISTKGGKAKDTFYVTDVTGNPVDPKIIDSVRRQIGQSALQVKYDSSLAPKPPQETTMGFLFGGFFKARTFQNFKLIRSYS; this is translated from the exons ATGGATGATGAATATGCTAAGCTCATCAGGAGGATGAACCCCCCAAG agttGTGATTGACAATGATGCTTGTGGGGATGCCACTGTTATCCAG GTTGACAGTGTCAACAAACATGGTATTCTTTTGGAAGTTGTTCAAGTGCTCACAGATGTGAACCTAGTAATCAAGAAAGCATATATATCATCCGACGGTGGCTGGTTCATGGATG TCTTTAACGTGATCGACCAAGATGGGAACAAAATCAGAGATAaggaattattaaattatatccaAAGA AGACTTGAAAGTAATGCCAGCTTTGTACCCTCGATGAGAGACTCTGTTGGCGTGATGCCCTCAGAAGAGCACACCTCAATTGAACTATCTGGTACTGACAGGCCCGGTTTATTATCTGAAGTATGTGCAGTTCTTGCGGACCTTCATTGTAACGTTGTAAATGCTGAGATATGGACACACAATGCAAGAGCTGCAGCTGTAGTGCATGTGACAGATGATTCCACTGGATGTGCCATCAAAGATCCAAAACAACTCTCAATTATCAAGGAGTTGCTTTGCACTGTCCTCAAAGGAAATAACGATCCAAAAGAAGCAAAAATGACAGTTTCACCACCCGGAGTTACAAATAGGGATAGAAGATTGCATCAGATAATGTTTGCAGATAGGGATTATGAGAGGGTAGGAAGAGCCGATATTGGGAGAATTGAGGCTAAGGGCTCAAGACCCTATGTAACTATATTAGATTGCATTCAGAAAGATTACACTGTGATTACTATGAGATCAAAGGATCGACCTAAGCTGTTGTTTGACATCATTTGCACTTTAACAGATATGCAGTATGTTGTCTTTCATGGAATGGTCAACACAGGGAGGATGGAAGCTTATCAG GAATTCTATATTCGACATGTTGATGGGCTGCCTGTAAGCTCGGAAGCTGAGCGAGAACGTGTTATACAGTGTCTTGAAGCAGCCATTGAAAGGCGGGCATCTGAG GGACTAGAACTTCAGTTGTGTACAGATGATCGAATTGGACTTCTCTCTGATATTACGAGGATATTTCGGGAGAATAGTCTGTGTATCAAAAGAGCAGAAATTTCTACGAAAGGTGGAAAAGCTAAGGACACTTTCTATGTCACAGATGTGACTGGAAACCCAGTTGACCCCAAGATTATCGATTCAGTTCGACGACAAATTGGCCAGAGTGCACTTCAGGTGAAATATGACTCAAGTCTTGCACCAAAACCACCTCAAGAGACAACAATGGGATTCCTCTTTGGGGGCTTCTTTAAAGCTCGAACTTTCCAAAATTTCAAACTGATCAGATCCTATTCTTAA
- the LOC107403508 gene encoding pentatricopeptide repeat-containing protein At5g14080, whose amino-acid sequence MKVGSGSAIELATRISRALISASNHTRPTRSWNPSLEQTLHRLRCRDSLTPSLVARVIDPFLMTHHSLAFGFFNWASQQPGFAHTALTYQSILKALSFSRQFSAIDALLRQVKSQKILLDSSVYRSVIASMIMGKKTQNAFFVFSQASLSMQEIGPEICNSLLAALASDGYLEHAQKVYEEMTSKGVPLTTLGFGVFIWRFCTNAELGLVLSMIHGVMGCGSKINGSVIAVLILHGLCQATRVSEAFSVIDELRSRNCKPDFMAYRIVAEAFRSTGSVVDTENILKKKRKLGVAPRSNDYREFILELILERRICEAKELGEVIISGNFPIEDDVLNVLIGSVSAIDPDSALMFFKFMVGKERFPTLLTLSNLSRSLCKHDKTDELWEIFQLLSFHDYFKDLESYNVMVSFLCKAGRIKEAYGVLKDMKKQGLGPDVSSYNSLMEACCREDLLRPARRLWDEMFANGCSGNLRTYNILIRKFSEVGQVDEAQRLFHHMLDRGVAPDATTYSSLLEGLCQEEKLNDAFEVIKGSFRQDIMLARTVLGAFILYLCKEGLFPAASNLLCGLTFDVAHSSSHVILLKYLADAGEVPIAIEHVNWVRETSPSMLQMIRTELSASLSSSSKPEPILQLLQKVQEISILNQ is encoded by the exons ATGAAAGTCGGTTCGGGTTCGGCCATTGAGTTAGCTACTCGAATAAGCCGAGCTCTAATCTCTGCTTCGAACCACACAAGGCCAACTCGATCATGGAACCCTTCACTCGAGCAGACTCTCCACCGCCTCCGTTGCCGCGACTCGCTCACCCCATCACTCGTCGCCCGAGTCATCGACCCGTTCCTCATGACTCACCACTCGCTCGCTTTCGGCTTCTTCAACTGGGCTTCCCAACAACCTGGGTTCGCTCATACTGCCTTAACCTACCAATCCATCCTCAAAGCTCTCTCCTTTTCCCGCCAGTTTAGCGCCATTGATGCTCTCCTGCGTCAAGTCAAGTCCCAGAAAATTTTGCTCGATTCTTCGGTTTATCGCTCCGTGATTGCTTCTATGATCATGGGAAAGAAAACCCAGAacgctttttttgtttttagccaGGCTAGCTTGTCTATGCAAGAGATTGGGCCTGAGATTTGTAACTCTCTATTGGCTGCATTAGCTTCTGATGGTTATCTCGAGCATGCTCAGAAAGTTTATGAGGAAATGACTAGTAAAGGTGTCCCTTTGACCACTCTTGGTTTTGGTGTGTTTATATGGAGGTTTTGCACTAATGCTGAATTGGGTCTTGTTCTAAGTATGATACATGGGGTTATGGGGTGCGGTTCGAAGATTAATGGGTCTGTTATAGCTGTCTTGATCCTTCATGGGCTTTGTCAGGCTACAAGAGTGTCAGAGGCTTTCTCTGTAATAGATGAGCTGAGGAGTAGGAACTGCAAGCCAGATTTCATGGCGTATAGGATTGTTGCTGAAGCATTTCGATCGACAGGGAGTGTGGTTGACACAGAGAATAtcctgaagaagaagagaaagttAGGGGTAGCTCCAAGGAGTAATGATTATAGAGAGTTCATATTAGAATTAATTTTAGAGAGACGaatatgtgaagcaaaagaATTGGGTGAAGTGATCATTAGTGGAAATTTCCCGATTGAGGACGATGTTCTCAATGTGTTGATAGGATCAGTTTCGGCCATTGATCCTGATTCTGCATTAATGTTTTTCAAATTCATGGTTGGGAAAGAGAGATTTCCTACCCTTCTAACTTTGAGCAACTTGAGTAGGAGTCTCTGCAAGCATGACAAGACTGATGAACTAtgggaaattttccaacttttgtCCTTTCACGACTACTTTAAAGATTTGGAGAGCTACAATGTGATGGTATCATTCTTGTGCAAGGCTGGGAGAATAAAAGAGGCATATGGTGTTCTCAAGGATATGAAAAAGCAAGGGTTGGGCCCAGATGTCTCATCCTATAATTCCCTCATGGAAGCATGCTGTAGAGAAGATCTACTACGGCCTGCTAGAAGGCTGTGGGATGAGATGTTTGCCAATGGATGCAGCGGAAATCTGAGGACTTATAACATCCTTATTCGGAAGTTCTCAGAAGTAGGTCAAGTTGATGAGGCTCAGAGGCTGTTTCACCACATGTTGGACAGAGGAGTTGCTCCTGATGCTACAACTTACTCATCTCTGCTAGAAGGGCTTTGTCAAGAAGAAAAGCTAAATGATGCTTTTGAAGTCATAAAGGGGTCTTTCAGACAGGATATAATGCTTGCACGAACTGTGTTGGGtgcatttattttgtatttatgcaAAGAAG GTCTTTTCCCTGCTGCGTCTAACTTACTCTGTGGCCTCACTTTTGACGTAGCACATTCAAGCTCTCATGTAATATTGCTAAAATATTTAGCTGATGCTGGAGAAGTTCCAATTGCTATTGAACATGTAAATTGGGTTCGAGAAACTTCGCCCTCCATGTTGCAAATGATACGTACCGAactttcagcatcactttcgtCTTCCTCAAAACCAGAGCCAATTCTTCAGCTACTACAGAAGGTGCAAGAAATATCCATTCTCAACCAATAA
- the LOC107403494 gene encoding cation/H(+) antiporter 15 isoform X2, whose translation MLCFFLIGVQTDPWILMKINKTSSTIGFFTVAVPMFITQAYSYIIPKILPVETTIANFLPAIAQAESVLSFPTIAFFLSELRILNSDFGKLAMSSSVVSGLFSFLLTTLAVLSHQSIGDNFKMLATISTGVLVAVVIVFAVRPAVLWMIKKNPPGEILKESHIIALLVGVLVTGFCCQATGLHIYYGPLILGITIPAGPPLGSALMEKLEFSTSWILMPIFFVKNGMMIDIFDIKFGNFMIVLSLALLGALGKFIGAFITSLLSGMPLMDAITLSLVLIAQGLMELGLFKMSKYNKAEDKETFTIMCISMLIITGILSPLVKQLYDPSRRYAAYGRRSVMQSKWEPELRVLVCLHDHHDVPTAIDLLEALHPIKRCPLAIYLLHQIELVGRATPLFISHKLSKRPSSIAGPSEQVINAFRCYEESRNGIVSVHPFTAMSPGVTMHDDICFLALDKRTSLAIIPFYKLVRSDGTIDSYRNAGKIMNKNVINQAPCSVAILVNRGFLKTPRLSLPSWSLYRVAILFLGGDDDREALAIAERMCGHSKIRLTLIRLVSGNYMNENAERRADNESLSEFRHCMEGNYRVMYIEEVVMDGSGTIAVIRSMENSYDLVLVGKNHDPESPLVSGLKDWNEQPELGEIGDILISADFMGNTTILVVQQQPSKVEKQGNEKCKNLLEECLVGDDKIPF comes from the exons ATGTTATGCTTCTTCCTCATTGGAGTACAAACCGATCCATGGATACTAATGAAAATCAACAAGACATCGTCTACCATTGGATTTTTCACAGTTGCTGTTCCAATGTTCATAACACAGGCCTATTCTTATATCATACCAAAAATCCTACCAGTAGAAACCACCATAGCCAACTTCCTCCCAGCAATAGCTCAAGCAGAATCCGTGCTCTCCTTCCCAACCATTGCTTTCTTCCTCTCCGAGCTCAGGATCTTAAATTCCGACTTTGGCAAATTGGCAATGTCTTCGTCTGTGGTCAGTGGGCTGTTCAGTTTCCTTCTTACAACGTTAGCCGTTTTGTCACATCAATCTATAGGTGACAATTTCAAGATGCTAGCAACCATTTCTACTGGTGTTCTTGTTGCGGTTGTCATTGTTTTTGCTGTTCGCCCTGCAGTTTTATGGATGATAAAGAAGAATCCACCTGGGGAAATATTGAAGGAGAGCCACATCATTGCATTGCTGGTGGGGGTGTTGGTTACTGGGTTTTGCTGTCAAGCAACTGGCTTACACATTTACTACGGGCCTCTCATTCTCGGCATTACCATTCCAGCAGGGCCACCGCTAGGCTCTGCTCTAATGGAGAAGCTTGAATTTTCAACATCCTGGATTTTAATGCCCATCTTCTTTGTCAAAAATGGGATGATGATAGACATCTTTGATATCAAATTCGGTAACTTCATGATTGTGCTATCCCTGGCCCTCCTCGGTGCTTTGGGGAAGTTCATTGGAGCCTTTATCACTTCACTTCTTTCTGGTATGCCATTAATGGATGCCATCACGCTTAGCCTTGTCCTGATTGCCCAAGGCCTTATGGAGCTTGGCTTGTTTAAGATGTCAAAGTATAACAAG GCTGAAGACAAGGAAACATTTACGATAATGTGCATATCCATGTTGATTATAACAGGAATTCTCTCACCACTGGTTAAACAGCTTTATGATCCTTCAAGGAGGTATGCAGCTTACGGGAGAAGAAGTGTTATGCAATCAAAGTGGGAACCGGAGCTCCGGGTACTAGTCTGCTTACATGATCACCATGATGTCCCTACTGCAATTGACCTCCTTGAGGCCTTACATCCCATCAAAAGATGCCCTCTTGCTATCTACCTTCTCCATCAAATAGAGCTTGTTGGTCGTGCAACTCCACTTTTCATCTCCCACAAACTCTCCAAGAGGCCATCTTCAATTGCAGGTCCCTCAGAACAAGTTATCAATGCCTTCAGATGCTATGAGGAAAGCAGAAATGGCATTGTCTCAGTTCACCCCTTTACTGCAATGTCTCCGGGTGTCACAATGCATGATGATATATGCTTCCTTGCACTTGACAAAAGGACTTCCCTTGCCATAATTCCTTTCTACAAGCTAGTCCGGTCTGATGGTACAATAGATTCTTATAGGAATGCAGGCAAGATCATGAACAAAAATGTTATCAATCAGGCACCCTGCTCTGTTGCAATCCTTGTCAACCGTGGGTTCTTGAAGACTCCAAGGCTAAGCTTGCCAAGTTGGTCTTTATACCGAGTTGCTATTCTCTTCCTTGGTGGAGATGATGACCGTGAGGCACTGGCTATAGCAGAACGGATGTGTGGGCATTCAAAGATCAGGTTAACGTTGATTCGCCTTGTAAGCGGaaattatatgaatgaaaatgCAGAGAGGAGGGCTGATAACGAGTCACTGAGCGAGTTTAGACACTGCATGGAGGGAAACTATAGGGTTATGTACATAGAAGAAGTAGTGATGGATGGTTCAGGGACAATAGCTGTGATTCGTTCCATGGAAAACAGTTATGACCTAGTCTTAGTGGGAAAAAATCATGACCCAGAGTCGCCACTTGTATCCGGGCTTAAAGATTGGAATGAGCAACCAGAGCTGGGAGAAATTGGAGATATTCTTATTTCAGCAGATTTTATGGGCAACACCACAATTTTAGTAGTGCAGCAACAACCAAGCAAAGTAGAGAAGCAAGGCAATGAGAAGTGCAAGAACTTACTCGAAGAATGTTTGGTTGGGGATGACAAGATACCATTTTGA
- the LOC107403494 gene encoding cation/H(+) antiporter 15 isoform X1: protein MGTYAVDADDLTIYGEEEWGDGVKNMSSICMSFSMIHSDGFFSHSNPLHYSVPLLLLQFALASSAILLTSQLLKPLSQPIFVSQILGGIILGPSVLSRSSAFLKNFFPLRGFVVLDILSSIGYMLCFFLIGVQTDPWILMKINKTSSTIGFFTVAVPMFITQAYSYIIPKILPVETTIANFLPAIAQAESVLSFPTIAFFLSELRILNSDFGKLAMSSSVVSGLFSFLLTTLAVLSHQSIGDNFKMLATISTGVLVAVVIVFAVRPAVLWMIKKNPPGEILKESHIIALLVGVLVTGFCCQATGLHIYYGPLILGITIPAGPPLGSALMEKLEFSTSWILMPIFFVKNGMMIDIFDIKFGNFMIVLSLALLGALGKFIGAFITSLLSGMPLMDAITLSLVLIAQGLMELGLFKMSKYNKAEDKETFTIMCISMLIITGILSPLVKQLYDPSRRYAAYGRRSVMQSKWEPELRVLVCLHDHHDVPTAIDLLEALHPIKRCPLAIYLLHQIELVGRATPLFISHKLSKRPSSIAGPSEQVINAFRCYEESRNGIVSVHPFTAMSPGVTMHDDICFLALDKRTSLAIIPFYKLVRSDGTIDSYRNAGKIMNKNVINQAPCSVAILVNRGFLKTPRLSLPSWSLYRVAILFLGGDDDREALAIAERMCGHSKIRLTLIRLVSGNYMNENAERRADNESLSEFRHCMEGNYRVMYIEEVVMDGSGTIAVIRSMENSYDLVLVGKNHDPESPLVSGLKDWNEQPELGEIGDILISADFMGNTTILVVQQQPSKVEKQGNEKCKNLLEECLVGDDKIPF from the exons ATGGGAACATATGCAGTGGATGCTGATGACCTTACAATTTATGGGGAAGAGGAATGGGGTGATGGGGTGAAAAACATGTCCTCCATCTGCATGTCTTTTTCAATGATTCATTCAGATGGCTTTTTCTCACACTCCAACCCTCTCCATTACTcggttcctcttcttcttcttcaatttgcTCTTGCTTCCTCTGCCATTCTCTTAACTTCCCAGCTTCTCAAGCCTCTCTCCCAACCCATCTTTGTCTCCCAAATCTTG GGTGGTATAATACTAGGTCCATCGGTTCTCAGCCGGAGTTCTGCATTTCTAAAGAATTTCTTCCCGCTCAGAGGCTTTGTGGTGCTGGATATCCTCTCTTCAATTGGATACATGTTATGCTTCTTCCTCATTGGAGTACAAACCGATCCATGGATACTAATGAAAATCAACAAGACATCGTCTACCATTGGATTTTTCACAGTTGCTGTTCCAATGTTCATAACACAGGCCTATTCTTATATCATACCAAAAATCCTACCAGTAGAAACCACCATAGCCAACTTCCTCCCAGCAATAGCTCAAGCAGAATCCGTGCTCTCCTTCCCAACCATTGCTTTCTTCCTCTCCGAGCTCAGGATCTTAAATTCCGACTTTGGCAAATTGGCAATGTCTTCGTCTGTGGTCAGTGGGCTGTTCAGTTTCCTTCTTACAACGTTAGCCGTTTTGTCACATCAATCTATAGGTGACAATTTCAAGATGCTAGCAACCATTTCTACTGGTGTTCTTGTTGCGGTTGTCATTGTTTTTGCTGTTCGCCCTGCAGTTTTATGGATGATAAAGAAGAATCCACCTGGGGAAATATTGAAGGAGAGCCACATCATTGCATTGCTGGTGGGGGTGTTGGTTACTGGGTTTTGCTGTCAAGCAACTGGCTTACACATTTACTACGGGCCTCTCATTCTCGGCATTACCATTCCAGCAGGGCCACCGCTAGGCTCTGCTCTAATGGAGAAGCTTGAATTTTCAACATCCTGGATTTTAATGCCCATCTTCTTTGTCAAAAATGGGATGATGATAGACATCTTTGATATCAAATTCGGTAACTTCATGATTGTGCTATCCCTGGCCCTCCTCGGTGCTTTGGGGAAGTTCATTGGAGCCTTTATCACTTCACTTCTTTCTGGTATGCCATTAATGGATGCCATCACGCTTAGCCTTGTCCTGATTGCCCAAGGCCTTATGGAGCTTGGCTTGTTTAAGATGTCAAAGTATAACAAG GCTGAAGACAAGGAAACATTTACGATAATGTGCATATCCATGTTGATTATAACAGGAATTCTCTCACCACTGGTTAAACAGCTTTATGATCCTTCAAGGAGGTATGCAGCTTACGGGAGAAGAAGTGTTATGCAATCAAAGTGGGAACCGGAGCTCCGGGTACTAGTCTGCTTACATGATCACCATGATGTCCCTACTGCAATTGACCTCCTTGAGGCCTTACATCCCATCAAAAGATGCCCTCTTGCTATCTACCTTCTCCATCAAATAGAGCTTGTTGGTCGTGCAACTCCACTTTTCATCTCCCACAAACTCTCCAAGAGGCCATCTTCAATTGCAGGTCCCTCAGAACAAGTTATCAATGCCTTCAGATGCTATGAGGAAAGCAGAAATGGCATTGTCTCAGTTCACCCCTTTACTGCAATGTCTCCGGGTGTCACAATGCATGATGATATATGCTTCCTTGCACTTGACAAAAGGACTTCCCTTGCCATAATTCCTTTCTACAAGCTAGTCCGGTCTGATGGTACAATAGATTCTTATAGGAATGCAGGCAAGATCATGAACAAAAATGTTATCAATCAGGCACCCTGCTCTGTTGCAATCCTTGTCAACCGTGGGTTCTTGAAGACTCCAAGGCTAAGCTTGCCAAGTTGGTCTTTATACCGAGTTGCTATTCTCTTCCTTGGTGGAGATGATGACCGTGAGGCACTGGCTATAGCAGAACGGATGTGTGGGCATTCAAAGATCAGGTTAACGTTGATTCGCCTTGTAAGCGGaaattatatgaatgaaaatgCAGAGAGGAGGGCTGATAACGAGTCACTGAGCGAGTTTAGACACTGCATGGAGGGAAACTATAGGGTTATGTACATAGAAGAAGTAGTGATGGATGGTTCAGGGACAATAGCTGTGATTCGTTCCATGGAAAACAGTTATGACCTAGTCTTAGTGGGAAAAAATCATGACCCAGAGTCGCCACTTGTATCCGGGCTTAAAGATTGGAATGAGCAACCAGAGCTGGGAGAAATTGGAGATATTCTTATTTCAGCAGATTTTATGGGCAACACCACAATTTTAGTAGTGCAGCAACAACCAAGCAAAGTAGAGAAGCAAGGCAATGAGAAGTGCAAGAACTTACTCGAAGAATGTTTGGTTGGGGATGACAAGATACCATTTTGA